From Novosphingobium sp. 9, the proteins below share one genomic window:
- a CDS encoding DsbE family thiol:disulfide interchange protein — translation MTTPSTPSARVSNWVIWLPLALFAGVAALALAALLRPQDTAVRSAMVGKPLPAFSLPAGLPKGPSAGTGLDSRALADGHVHVVNVFASWCLPCRVEAPQLAALRAAGVSLVGIAVRDEPGDLAKFLATNGNPFETIGRDDSGQVQLALGSSGVPESYIVDGHGVIRYQHIGEIRTEDMPGLLAQIREAGR, via the coding sequence ATGACGACGCCTTCGACACCCTCCGCGCGCGTCTCGAACTGGGTGATCTGGCTGCCGCTGGCGCTGTTCGCAGGCGTTGCCGCGCTGGCGCTGGCAGCGCTGCTGCGGCCGCAGGACACGGCGGTGCGCAGCGCGATGGTCGGCAAGCCGCTGCCCGCTTTCTCGCTGCCCGCAGGCTTACCTAAAGGGCCGAGTGCCGGAACCGGCCTCGACAGCCGCGCGCTCGCCGATGGCCATGTCCATGTGGTGAACGTCTTCGCCTCGTGGTGCCTGCCGTGCCGGGTGGAGGCGCCGCAACTGGCGGCCCTGCGTGCCGCAGGCGTGTCGCTCGTCGGCATCGCGGTGCGCGACGAGCCTGGCGATCTGGCGAAGTTCCTGGCTACCAACGGCAACCCGTTCGAGACGATCGGGCGCGACGACAGCGGGCAGGTGCAGCTTGCGCTCGGCTCTTCGGGCGTACCGGAAAGCTACATCGTCGATGGGCACGGGGTGATCCGCTACCAGCATATCGGCGAGATCCGGACAGAGGACATGCCGGGTCTGCTGGCACAGATCCGCGAGGCCGGGCGATGA
- a CDS encoding heme lyase CcmF/NrfE family subunit: MIAELGLAALWMAAALALLQLLAGVLSARGGDNEESAAFGALARPAAVVQGVLVLAAFACLAWCFVQTDLSVALVASDSSADKPLIFRLASTWGNHEGSMLLWVSVMGLAGALVALLEHRLPERTMRMTLAAQAFVSLGFYAFLLLASNPFARLDPAPPAGMGLNPLLQDMGLAFHPPTLYLGYVGLSIAFSFAVGALASGEAGRAFAVAMRPWVLGAWIFLTLGITFGSYWAYYELGWGGWWFWDPVENASLMPWLAATALFHSVNVLASRDALRVWTVMLGVIAFSMSMIGTFLVRSGILTSVHAFAVDPTRGTFILALLALYIGGALLLFALRAVRIHEGARFEPVSREGALVLNNVLLTAILAIVLFGTLYPLVAEAMGERVSVGPPYFNPVSALFAVPMLVVLMVGPLLRWRRDTLPRVLPLLTGAAIMIALAVIAVLVWGGASVLPFLVLVLGAGLAVASWMPLVSRRRLKAPLPLWGMVIAHFGIGVALIGMGCESTWTIERLVALKPGQSTQVGPWSVRLAAIEPQAGPNWTALEAELDARYRGGAPVHLQPQARMFWAPPQGTSETALHTRWNGQLYTVLGEQTDDGRWQLRLWWKPFVSLIWLGGVLVALGGLLALAGRVGSGWRRGRIVRRIEERREEMGR; this comes from the coding sequence ATGATCGCCGAACTGGGCCTTGCTGCCCTGTGGATGGCCGCCGCGCTGGCGCTGCTGCAACTGCTGGCGGGCGTGCTGTCGGCGCGGGGCGGTGACAATGAGGAGAGTGCAGCCTTCGGCGCGCTCGCCCGTCCGGCAGCGGTCGTGCAGGGGGTGCTGGTGCTGGCGGCCTTTGCCTGCCTTGCCTGGTGCTTCGTTCAGACGGACCTCTCGGTGGCGCTGGTCGCCAGCGATTCGAGCGCGGACAAGCCGCTGATCTTCCGGCTTGCCTCGACCTGGGGCAACCACGAGGGCTCGATGCTGCTGTGGGTCTCGGTGATGGGCCTTGCCGGCGCGCTGGTCGCGCTGCTGGAGCATCGCCTGCCCGAACGCACGATGCGCATGACGCTGGCGGCGCAGGCCTTCGTCAGCCTTGGCTTCTATGCCTTCCTGCTGCTGGCCTCGAACCCGTTCGCCCGGCTCGATCCGGCGCCGCCTGCGGGCATGGGGCTCAACCCGCTGTTGCAGGACATGGGCCTCGCGTTCCATCCGCCCACGCTGTACCTCGGTTATGTCGGGCTCTCGATCGCCTTCAGCTTTGCGGTGGGCGCGTTGGCGAGCGGGGAGGCGGGGCGCGCCTTTGCCGTGGCGATGCGGCCCTGGGTGCTGGGCGCGTGGATCTTCCTGACGCTGGGCATCACCTTCGGCTCGTACTGGGCCTATTACGAGCTGGGCTGGGGCGGCTGGTGGTTCTGGGACCCGGTGGAGAACGCCTCGCTGATGCCATGGCTCGCGGCGACCGCGCTGTTCCACTCGGTGAATGTGCTGGCCTCGCGCGATGCGCTGCGGGTGTGGACGGTGATGCTGGGGGTGATCGCCTTCTCGATGTCGATGATCGGCACGTTCCTGGTGCGCTCGGGCATCCTGACCAGCGTCCATGCCTTTGCCGTCGATCCGACGCGCGGCACCTTCATCCTCGCCTTGCTGGCGCTCTATATCGGCGGCGCGCTGCTGCTGTTCGCCCTGCGCGCCGTGCGCATCCACGAAGGTGCGCGCTTCGAGCCGGTGAGCCGCGAGGGCGCGCTGGTGCTCAACAATGTGCTCTTGACGGCGATCCTGGCGATCGTGCTGTTCGGTACGCTCTATCCGCTGGTGGCCGAGGCCATGGGCGAGCGGGTCTCGGTGGGGCCGCCCTACTTCAACCCGGTCTCGGCACTGTTCGCGGTGCCGATGCTGGTGGTGCTGATGGTCGGGCCGCTGCTGCGCTGGCGCCGCGACACATTGCCGCGCGTGCTGCCGCTGCTGACCGGCGCGGCGATCATGATCGCGCTGGCCGTCATCGCCGTGCTGGTGTGGGGCGGGGCGAGCGTGCTGCCGTTCCTCGTGCTGGTGCTGGGGGCAGGGCTTGCCGTGGCTTCGTGGATGCCGCTGGTCTCGCGTCGCCGCCTGAAGGCGCCGCTGCCGCTGTGGGGCATGGTGATCGCGCACTTCGGGATCGGCGTCGCGCTGATCGGCATGGGCTGCGAGAGCACCTGGACCATCGAGCGTCTCGTTGCCCTGAAGCCCGGACAGAGTACGCAAGTAGGCCCGTGGAGCGTGCGGCTTGCCGCCATTGAGCCGCAGGCCGGGCCGAACTGGACCGCGCTGGAGGCCGAACTCGACGCACGCTATCGCGGCGGGGCGCCTGTTCACCTCCAACCGCAGGCGCGCATGTTCTGGGCGCCACCACAAGGCACCAGCGAGACGGCGCTCCATACCCGTTGGAACGGGCAGCTCTATACCGTGCTGGGTGAGCAGACCGACGATGGCCGCTGGCAGCTGCGGCTGTGGTGGAAGCCGTTCGTGTCGCTGATCTGGCTGGGCGGGGTGCTGGTCGCGCTCGGCGGTCTGCTGGCCTTGGCCGGACGCGTGGGGAGCGGATGGCGGCGCGGCCGGATCGTGCGACGGATCGAGGAACGCCGGGAAGAGATGGGGCGATGA
- the ccmE gene encoding cytochrome c maturation protein CcmE, producing MRVSALKARNQRMVLVLLAIAALLGAGLLAAWALRSEASYFYLPAEILAHPPKPDQEVRLGGMVRRGSLHTLADGVTVAFDVTDGKVRVPVRFTGIVPSLFVEGSGVVAQGHMEAGAAGHDLFVATQLLAKHDEKYVPREMASMSAKEAHDLVEHTQ from the coding sequence ATGCGGGTATCGGCTCTGAAGGCGCGCAACCAGCGCATGGTGCTGGTGTTGCTGGCGATCGCGGCGCTGCTGGGGGCAGGGCTGCTGGCGGCCTGGGCGCTGCGCAGCGAGGCGAGCTATTTCTATCTTCCGGCAGAGATCCTTGCCCATCCGCCCAAGCCCGATCAGGAGGTTCGCCTTGGCGGCATGGTGCGGCGCGGCTCGCTGCACACGCTGGCCGATGGCGTGACGGTGGCCTTCGATGTGACCGACGGCAAGGTGCGGGTACCCGTGCGCTTCACCGGCATCGTGCCTTCGCTGTTCGTCGAGGGATCGGGCGTCGTGGCGCAAGGGCATATGGAGGCGGGAGCAGCAGGTCATGACCTGTTCGTGGCGACGCAACTGCTGGCCAAGCATGACGAGAAGTACGTGCCGCGCGAGATGGCGAGCATGAGCGCGAAGGAGGCACACGACCTCGTGGAACACACGCAATGA
- the ccmD gene encoding heme exporter protein CcmD has product MRAAFDAWPYVIAAYGVALGATIALVAWSLWTMKRAEARRDKIKRRR; this is encoded by the coding sequence ATGCGCGCGGCCTTCGATGCTTGGCCCTATGTGATCGCCGCCTATGGCGTGGCGCTGGGCGCGACGATCGCGCTGGTCGCCTGGTCGCTGTGGACGATGAAGCGGGCCGAGGCGCGCCGCGACAAGATCAAGCGCCGTCGCTGA
- the ccmC gene encoding heme ABC transporter permease CcmC, translating into MHGLANPARFLRLARVLLPVCLIGGVVLAGGALVFGLFCVPPERLQGDTVRIIFLHVPAAWLGMAGWSGIAAGSFSQVVWRHPLAPVAARACAVPGAVFTAVCLATGSLWGRPAWGAWWVWDGRLTSMLVLLLLYLAWIALARASDEASVGGEPPLAPALFGLVGTVNLPIIHYSVIWWNSQHQPPSITLGKSAIAPIFLYPLFAATLGFTLIFAACVLARMRAILADRQADARLRRMALGEEAA; encoded by the coding sequence ATGCACGGTTTGGCGAATCCGGCTCGTTTTTTGCGTCTGGCGCGGGTTTTGCTGCCGGTGTGCCTGATCGGCGGTGTCGTGCTGGCGGGCGGGGCGTTGGTGTTCGGGCTGTTTTGTGTTCCGCCGGAGCGGCTTCAGGGGGACACGGTGCGGATCATTTTCCTGCATGTGCCTGCGGCGTGGCTGGGCATGGCGGGGTGGTCGGGGATTGCGGCGGGGAGTTTTTCGCAGGTCGTATGGCGCCATCCGCTGGCACCGGTGGCGGCGCGGGCCTGCGCGGTGCCGGGGGCGGTGTTTACCGCCGTGTGTCTGGCGACGGGCTCGTTGTGGGGGCGTCCGGCGTGGGGTGCCTGGTGGGTGTGGGACGGTCGGCTGACCAGTATGCTGGTGCTGCTGCTGCTTTACCTTGCGTGGATTGCGCTGGCGCGGGCGAGCGATGAGGCGTCGGTGGGCGGTGAGCCGCCGCTGGCGCCTGCCCTGTTCGGGCTGGTGGGCACGGTGAACCTGCCGATCATCCACTATTCGGTGATCTGGTGGAACAGCCAGCATCAGCCGCCCAGCATCACGCTGGGCAAGTCGGCCATCGCGCCGATCTTTCTCTATCCGCTGTTCGCAGCGACGCTGGGCTTCACACTGATCTTTGCAGCCTGCGTGCTGGCGCGGATGCGCGCGATCCTGGCGGACCGGCAGGCCGATGCGCGCCTGCGCCGCATGGCGCTGGGCGAGGAGGCGGCCTGA
- a CDS encoding TonB-dependent siderophore receptor, translating to MLFSKTRLALSGAVLLPAFGATLPALAQTEPQDTSAENILVLGAKDRTTLTTPNGTGSRLNLTPLQTPASIAVLDGDTVRARGDMSIAEAESRAPGITSVANLGNGGTALAARGFSGQGSVLQLVDGVRLYPGAGTITFPTDPWMVQQIDVLSGPASVLYGQAALGGAVNVVMRAPDAQKTEGQAEIGYGSQNTFHAAAGIGGPLADQLSYRVDASYRRSDGYVDRGGSHSLALSGALRWAPSDRLTVTLRDDWGDNHPSKYFGTPLIDGKLDTAIRHRNYNVDDASVWFHDNRTTLRVDWHPSNTLTFSNTAYRLTTKRHWQDLESYCWVGADGFCPNGYNAQAATPGTIYRTDNFGIDHDQTQWGDQGSMTLQTPLTAGLSNTLVTGFDVNTIGFTHGNDFGSDVQVSEVDPYAFDPGQFLDTQGIAPRYRTRTNEYAIFAEDRLALVSISQWSAACAMNTIR from the coding sequence ATGCTGTTTTCCAAGACCCGTCTCGCGCTTTCGGGCGCTGTTCTGCTGCCTGCTTTCGGCGCGACGCTGCCGGCGCTCGCGCAAACCGAGCCGCAGGATACTTCTGCCGAAAATATCCTCGTTCTGGGTGCGAAGGACCGCACCACGCTGACCACGCCCAACGGCACCGGCAGCCGGTTGAACCTCACCCCGTTGCAGACCCCCGCCAGCATTGCCGTGCTCGATGGGGACACCGTACGCGCCCGTGGCGACATGTCGATCGCCGAGGCTGAATCGCGCGCGCCGGGCATCACCAGCGTCGCCAATCTCGGTAACGGCGGCACCGCGCTCGCCGCGCGCGGCTTCAGCGGTCAGGGCTCGGTCCTGCAACTGGTGGACGGCGTGCGCCTCTATCCCGGCGCGGGCACCATCACTTTCCCCACCGATCCGTGGATGGTCCAGCAGATCGACGTGCTCTCCGGCCCCGCCTCGGTGCTCTATGGGCAGGCCGCGCTGGGCGGTGCAGTCAACGTAGTGATGCGCGCGCCCGATGCGCAGAAGACCGAGGGCCAGGCCGAGATCGGCTATGGCTCGCAGAACACCTTCCACGCCGCCGCCGGGATCGGCGGGCCACTCGCGGATCAACTGTCCTACCGCGTCGATGCCAGCTATCGCCGCTCGGACGGCTATGTCGATCGCGGCGGATCGCACAGCCTCGCGCTGTCTGGCGCGCTGCGCTGGGCACCGAGCGACCGCCTGACCGTGACCCTGCGTGACGACTGGGGCGACAATCATCCCTCCAAATACTTCGGCACCCCGCTGATCGACGGCAAGCTCGATACCGCAATCCGCCATCGCAACTACAACGTGGACGATGCCAGCGTGTGGTTCCACGACAACCGCACCACCCTGCGGGTGGACTGGCACCCGTCCAACACGCTGACCTTCTCCAACACCGCTTATCGCCTGACGACGAAGCGGCACTGGCAGGATCTGGAAAGCTACTGCTGGGTCGGCGCCGACGGCTTCTGCCCCAATGGCTACAATGCACAGGCCGCGACACCGGGCACGATCTATCGCACCGACAATTTCGGCATCGACCATGACCAGACCCAGTGGGGCGATCAGGGCAGCATGACGCTGCAAACCCCGCTGACGGCAGGCCTGTCGAACACGCTGGTTACAGGGTTCGACGTCAACACCATCGGCTTCACCCACGGCAACGATTTCGGATCGGACGTGCAGGTGAGCGAGGTCGATCCCTACGCTTTCGATCCCGGTCAGTTCCTCGACACACAGGGTATCGCGCCGCGCTATCGCACCCGCACCAACGAATACGCGATCTTCGCCGAGGACCGGCTGGCGCTGGTGAGCATCTCTCAGTGGTCGGCGGCGTGCGCTATGAACACGATCAGGTGA
- a CDS encoding TonB-dependent receptor: MRYEHDQVKRWTIAYTNDGSRSDTFVLDKRLHNTTWRVGSVYQPISTVSLYAQYATGVDPLGTLTTYSTDQVAFSNATGDQVEVGAKASFLNGHGTATLAAYRIVKKHLLAQQTLTSPIEQVGQRSAKGIEASVSLDLPRGFGIDANGSVLDARFDDFVSGGVSYTGNTPPNVPERMANLWLRWNATRQLQARAGLRYVGRTYSDNANAFRIPGYATVDTTLSWALTPKLALDLRVYNLLDKAYAMTSYNDEQWILGRPRSVDVTLRAGF, translated from the coding sequence GTGCGCTATGAACACGATCAGGTGAAGCGCTGGACGATTGCCTATACGAATGACGGCAGCCGCAGCGATACCTTCGTGCTCGACAAGCGGCTGCACAACACCACATGGCGCGTGGGCAGCGTCTATCAGCCGATCTCCACCGTCTCGCTCTATGCCCAGTACGCCACCGGTGTCGATCCTTTGGGAACGCTGACGACCTATTCCACCGATCAGGTCGCCTTCAGCAATGCCACCGGCGATCAGGTGGAAGTGGGTGCCAAGGCCAGCTTCCTGAACGGCCACGGCACCGCGACGCTGGCCGCCTATCGCATCGTCAAGAAGCACCTGCTGGCCCAGCAGACGCTGACCAGCCCGATCGAGCAGGTCGGCCAGCGTTCGGCAAAGGGGATCGAGGCGTCGGTCTCGCTGGACCTGCCGCGCGGCTTCGGGATCGATGCCAACGGCTCGGTGCTGGATGCCCGCTTCGACGATTTCGTTTCGGGCGGGGTCAGCTACACCGGGAACACGCCGCCCAACGTGCCCGAACGCATGGCCAACCTGTGGCTGCGCTGGAATGCCACACGCCAGCTTCAGGCCCGCGCGGGCCTGCGCTATGTCGGGCGGACCTATTCGGACAATGCGAACGCCTTCCGCATTCCCGGTTACGCCACCGTCGATACGACGCTGTCCTGGGCACTGACGCCCAAGCTGGCGCTGGACCTGCGCGTCTACAACCTGCTCGACAAGGCGTACGCGATGACGAGCTACAACGACGAGCAGTGGATTCTGGGGCGTCCGCGCTCGGTGGACGTGACGCTTCGTGCGGGCTTCTGA